A portion of the Simkania negevensis Z genome contains these proteins:
- a CDS encoding DUF268 domain-containing protein, with the protein MKLKKFVLFSVFLCHSLTSVPPREIPPHLLNEFTNDGQTPIVYYYIDESSKSQMPFYSKELVDDLIIQANLKSPQYYENTDTWLFELLDEHPNLFKGKTVAVLGSGYPWYEAVVLAYGGHPFSIDYRQIETDDPRLKVMTVKDYKKKPKKFDVLLSISSFEHDGLGRYGDPLDPNGDIRAMHDCFEMIHSNGKLILAVPIGEDCLVWNAHRIYGPHRLSKLLQGWKIVDIRGDYMKMFELPSGNCYEQPIFLLEPEA; encoded by the coding sequence ATGAAGTTAAAAAAGTTTGTTCTTTTCTCTGTCTTTTTGTGTCATTCTCTAACAAGTGTTCCTCCCCGTGAAATTCCTCCTCATTTACTCAATGAATTCACAAACGATGGGCAAACACCTATCGTCTACTACTATATTGATGAAAGCTCAAAAAGCCAAATGCCCTTCTACTCAAAAGAACTTGTTGACGACCTAATTATTCAAGCTAATTTAAAAAGCCCACAGTATTACGAAAACACAGATACTTGGTTATTTGAATTGCTCGATGAGCACCCCAACCTCTTTAAAGGAAAAACTGTTGCAGTTTTAGGGTCAGGGTATCCTTGGTATGAAGCTGTTGTTCTAGCATATGGTGGACACCCTTTTTCAATTGATTATCGACAAATTGAAACCGATGATCCTCGGTTAAAAGTGATGACAGTTAAAGACTACAAGAAAAAACCAAAAAAATTCGATGTTCTGTTGTCAATTTCTAGTTTTGAACACGACGGATTAGGCAGATACGGCGATCCTTTAGACCCAAACGGTGATATTCGAGCAATGCACGATTGTTTTGAAATGATTCATTCAAATGGAAAACTCATCTTAGCAGTTCCCATTGGAGAAGACTGCCTCGTTTGGAATGCCCATCGCATTTATGGCCCACACCGTCTTTCAAAACTTCTTCAAGGCTGGAAAATCGTCGATATTAGGGGAGATTATATGAAAATGTTCGAATTACCTTCTGGAAATTGTTACGAACAACCTATTTTTCTTTTGGAACCCGAAGCTTAA
- a CDS encoding macro domain-containing protein: MIKPIFNTYNKANLILYPLTGAVTGILISKSVVPLNPWQSALWVGALTSTTAIAEYGFESLLKLDENQFAKVAFGVGVTAAIYFSSLTTNGVSLLGRLSHEITNECMRTLLICSLISYSLVAFQQPQPINIKKTPLQTPPSVKKTPTPNIESPPVSTTNKLPEKATVQKTTVQALYGDIMLFPVEAIVNAANEALLGGGGIDGAIHAKAGNALYNECEKIPLLKGSSKDRIKTGDAVITSSYKIQEDQPTIKYVVHTAGPLSSTPNRKEILASAYRNSMAVAMQKGVKSIAFPAISVGIFGYPFEEAQKIAYQTVRDFIEMHPKAFDTVLFSYLTSDIDEAKATVINATWKKTF; this comes from the coding sequence ATGATAAAACCAATTTTCAATACATATAACAAAGCAAACCTCATACTCTATCCCCTTACAGGAGCAGTAACTGGGATACTCATTTCAAAAAGCGTTGTTCCTCTAAATCCTTGGCAAAGCGCTTTGTGGGTTGGGGCTCTGACTTCAACAACTGCAATAGCAGAATATGGTTTTGAATCCCTACTAAAGCTCGACGAAAATCAATTTGCAAAAGTTGCTTTTGGAGTCGGAGTGACCGCTGCAATTTATTTTTCTTCTCTTACTACCAACGGAGTTTCCCTTTTAGGACGCCTCAGTCATGAGATAACAAATGAGTGCATGCGAACTCTTTTAATCTGTAGCTTGATCTCTTATTCGTTAGTCGCTTTTCAACAGCCACAACCCATAAACATCAAAAAGACTCCACTCCAGACTCCCCCCTCTGTTAAAAAAACTCCCACACCAAATATTGAATCCCCCCCAGTCTCTACCACAAATAAGTTGCCTGAAAAAGCAACTGTTCAAAAAACAACCGTGCAAGCTCTCTATGGAGACATCATGTTGTTCCCCGTTGAAGCTATTGTCAATGCTGCCAATGAAGCCCTGCTTGGAGGTGGAGGTATTGATGGGGCCATTCATGCAAAAGCTGGTAACGCACTCTATAATGAGTGCGAAAAAATTCCACTTCTGAAAGGAAGCTCAAAAGACCGAATCAAAACAGGCGATGCTGTCATCACATCTTCTTATAAGATTCAAGAAGATCAACCCACAATTAAGTATGTCGTGCACACTGCAGGTCCTCTTAGTAGCACTCCTAACCGGAAAGAAATCTTGGCTAGCGCTTATCGCAACTCCATGGCAGTCGCTATGCAGAAAGGGGTGAAATCAATTGCTTTTCCGGCAATCTCTGTAGGAATTTTCGGTTACCCGTTCGAAGAAGCTCAAAAGATCGCTTATCAAACAGTCCGTGATTTCATTGAAATGCACCCAAAGGCATTTGATACAGTTCTCTTCTCTTACTTGAC